A genomic segment from Actinoplanes sichuanensis encodes:
- a CDS encoding DUF4352 domain-containing protein has protein sequence MSHDLRQQRRRPVRASRSVSPVKVSVAILVSAVAVVALFAAGIAAQQFSGGLPVAGQAAGASAGPATPSPSPKKTGPAFGDPVRDGQFEFTVTRVDCSKSTVGLEHIKRTAEGRFCVISLTVRNIGDDSKYFVGQAQTAYDGSGTAYDSDELAGLYANRGVEAFVQKLAPAEKVTGKLVFDVPKNVALTTLELHDSPLSGGVLAPLR, from the coding sequence ATGTCGCACGACCTTCGTCAGCAGCGCCGCCGTCCGGTCCGGGCCTCCCGGTCGGTCTCCCCGGTCAAGGTGTCCGTCGCGATCCTGGTCTCGGCCGTCGCGGTGGTCGCCCTGTTCGCCGCCGGGATAGCCGCCCAGCAGTTCAGTGGCGGGCTCCCGGTCGCCGGGCAGGCGGCCGGCGCGAGCGCGGGACCCGCTACGCCGAGCCCGTCACCGAAGAAGACCGGCCCGGCCTTCGGCGACCCGGTCCGCGACGGCCAGTTCGAGTTCACCGTCACCAGGGTGGACTGCTCGAAGTCGACGGTCGGCCTCGAACACATCAAACGCACCGCCGAGGGCCGCTTCTGCGTGATCAGCCTGACCGTCCGCAACATCGGCGACGACTCGAAGTACTTCGTCGGCCAGGCCCAGACCGCCTACGACGGGTCCGGCACCGCCTACGACAGCGACGAACTGGCCGGCCTCTACGCCAACCGCGGTGTCGAGGCCTTCGTGCAGAAACTGGCCCCCGCCGAGAAGGTGACCGGAAAGCTCGTTTTCGACGTCCCGAAGAATGTCGCCCTGACCACCCTCGAACTGCACGACTCACCCCTGTCCGGCGGCGTGCTGGCTCCGCTCAGATGA
- a CDS encoding tetratricopeptide repeat protein has translation MAPHITVTAAHVLAEAGAHGVSSVVLVDALAARGQGPVPARVVAVDLTYDLALLRREVALPETAGRIAASDGTYLNEDVAVTGHVVVPDHADASPPRYLTTHGVWAGGTTRQDMVAVSRINARDLMRGMSGAPVIRRRDRAVIGVVSARYTSPDARMEHSVWITRTEDLLPLLRTFDPAAEFAGSARTTEIESFPAGSRFAPPVNISTLPPDLPHHIGRTDLIRELLGLVVADPAGRLRIVAVDGMAGIGKTALALHLAHRLTAYFPDRQLYTDLRAHTTGQEPLDPYETLGSLLVGDGVAFGNIPDDLDGRIAMWRSRTAGWRALLILDNVASTEQVLPLLPSGPGCLVVTTSRRRLADLPAVVRRAGLDALPADESRILFERLTGDRIVDPGALDRLVEAAKGLPLAISVLAGLRLRHPTWSLADLADEAEGSLVEATPEHRSVFAALGLSYRYLDEETQTFLRRLIVHPGAAESLDAAAAAALGGTTPARAGRLLDHLHREYLLLERGYRRYGMHDLVRAYLVVLDRDTPEQEAVAALARLLDHYEKLAVRADRRLRRPPVIPGTEDERRQSMSWLRTERANLLSCFWQTVETGDDTRVVTFGTAIAVLLETDGPWDVARNVQSAVLTSAERLGDPAALARAWFNVGFAHYLNSANEEATAALTEARSRFQTLGDLTWEIRSMLWLGEIWVYTTDDRYADGMTLFEDALALATAHGDRHGRAEALASMGGARHFGGGLDENRYAREAAELGEAVEIFQELGDEAGVATTLNQIGLLRLLIADFPGAREVLDRAVVIWSALADPAGRAKARDRMGHALLHMGEFAAARKSIEAALTTYQALGDEYNQGESLNYLGSVETAADNAEAAAEAFTEALRLYGQIDYRYGRAEVLSDLGWLQCRNGEFQAAGTSLDEAFEIYGEFGERLGQAVVRNTRGMARWRQGDFAAGLAEHEAALADARAFRSPLDEARALEGTGRCRLALGDTGEGTTLLRGALASYQRLAVARELWLGPDLDELI, from the coding sequence GTGGCCCCGCACATCACGGTCACTGCGGCGCACGTCTTGGCCGAGGCCGGCGCCCACGGCGTCTCGTCGGTGGTGCTGGTCGACGCGCTCGCCGCCCGTGGCCAGGGACCGGTGCCGGCGCGGGTGGTCGCCGTGGACCTGACCTACGACCTGGCGCTGTTGCGCCGCGAGGTGGCGCTGCCGGAGACCGCCGGCCGGATCGCGGCCAGCGACGGGACCTACCTCAACGAAGACGTCGCCGTGACCGGACACGTCGTCGTCCCCGACCATGCCGACGCCTCACCGCCCCGCTACCTCACCACCCACGGGGTCTGGGCGGGCGGCACGACCAGGCAGGACATGGTCGCCGTGTCCCGGATCAACGCCCGCGATCTCATGCGCGGGATGAGCGGCGCCCCGGTGATCAGGCGCCGCGACCGCGCGGTGATCGGTGTGGTGTCCGCCCGCTACACCTCCCCCGACGCCCGCATGGAGCACTCCGTCTGGATCACCCGGACCGAGGATCTGCTTCCGCTGCTGCGTACCTTCGATCCAGCGGCGGAATTCGCCGGATCGGCCCGGACCACCGAGATCGAGTCATTCCCAGCCGGTTCCCGGTTCGCGCCACCTGTCAACATCAGTACCCTGCCGCCGGATCTGCCACATCACATCGGGCGAACCGACCTGATCCGGGAACTGCTCGGCCTGGTGGTCGCAGATCCGGCCGGACGACTGCGGATCGTGGCAGTCGACGGCATGGCCGGGATCGGGAAGACCGCCTTGGCCCTGCATCTCGCACACCGGCTCACCGCATACTTCCCAGACCGGCAGCTCTACACCGATCTGCGCGCCCACACCACGGGGCAGGAGCCGCTCGACCCGTACGAGACCCTCGGCTCTCTGCTGGTCGGTGACGGCGTGGCCTTCGGCAACATTCCCGACGACCTGGACGGCCGGATCGCGATGTGGCGCAGCCGCACCGCCGGCTGGCGGGCCCTGTTGATCCTCGACAACGTGGCATCGACCGAGCAGGTACTGCCACTTCTACCGAGCGGGCCCGGATGCCTGGTGGTGACCACGAGCCGCCGCCGGCTGGCCGACCTGCCCGCCGTCGTGCGCCGGGCCGGCCTGGACGCGCTTCCCGCCGACGAGTCACGGATCCTGTTCGAGCGACTCACCGGAGACCGGATCGTCGACCCCGGGGCACTCGACCGGCTCGTCGAGGCGGCGAAGGGCCTGCCACTGGCGATCTCCGTCCTCGCCGGTCTCCGACTACGGCATCCGACGTGGAGCCTCGCCGACCTCGCCGACGAGGCAGAAGGTTCGCTTGTCGAGGCGACACCCGAGCACCGGTCGGTCTTCGCGGCGCTCGGGCTGTCGTACCGCTACCTCGACGAGGAGACCCAGACGTTCCTGCGGCGCCTGATCGTCCATCCCGGCGCGGCCGAGTCGCTCGATGCGGCAGCCGCGGCAGCGCTCGGCGGCACCACCCCCGCCCGGGCCGGCCGGCTCCTGGACCACCTGCATCGGGAGTACCTGCTTCTCGAACGTGGATACCGCCGATACGGCATGCACGATCTGGTACGCGCATATCTTGTCGTCCTCGACCGGGACACCCCTGAGCAGGAGGCCGTGGCCGCGTTGGCCCGATTGCTCGACCACTACGAGAAACTGGCCGTCCGGGCGGATCGCAGACTGCGTCGGCCGCCCGTGATACCCGGCACCGAGGATGAGCGGCGGCAGTCGATGAGCTGGCTGCGCACCGAACGGGCCAACCTGCTGTCCTGCTTCTGGCAAACCGTGGAGACAGGCGACGACACCCGAGTCGTAACATTCGGCACCGCGATCGCAGTGCTCCTGGAGACCGACGGCCCGTGGGATGTAGCCCGCAACGTGCAGTCGGCCGTCCTCACCTCGGCCGAACGGCTCGGCGACCCCGCCGCGCTCGCCCGCGCCTGGTTCAACGTCGGGTTCGCTCACTATCTGAACAGCGCCAACGAGGAGGCGACGGCGGCGCTCACCGAAGCCCGCTCCCGGTTTCAGACACTAGGCGACCTCACGTGGGAGATCCGGTCCATGCTGTGGCTCGGGGAGATCTGGGTCTACACCACCGACGACCGGTACGCGGACGGCATGACGCTGTTCGAGGACGCCCTCGCGCTCGCGACGGCGCACGGTGACCGGCACGGACGGGCCGAGGCCCTGGCCAGCATGGGCGGAGCCAGGCACTTCGGTGGCGGCCTCGACGAGAACCGGTACGCCCGGGAGGCGGCCGAACTCGGCGAAGCCGTGGAGATCTTCCAGGAGCTCGGTGACGAGGCCGGGGTGGCGACCACCCTGAACCAGATCGGCCTGCTGCGACTGCTGATCGCCGACTTCCCGGGTGCACGGGAGGTCCTCGACCGGGCCGTCGTCATCTGGAGCGCCCTCGCCGATCCGGCCGGCCGGGCCAAAGCCCGTGACCGGATGGGACACGCGCTGCTGCACATGGGCGAATTCGCCGCGGCACGGAAGTCGATCGAGGCAGCCCTGACGACCTATCAGGCCCTGGGCGACGAGTACAACCAAGGCGAATCCCTCAACTACCTGGGCAGTGTGGAGACCGCAGCCGACAATGCCGAGGCGGCCGCGGAGGCGTTCACCGAAGCCTTGCGGCTCTACGGTCAGATCGACTACCGGTACGGGCGAGCCGAGGTGCTCAGCGATCTCGGGTGGCTGCAGTGCCGAAACGGCGAGTTTCAGGCGGCCGGGACGAGTCTCGACGAGGCGTTCGAGATCTACGGCGAGTTCGGCGAGCGGCTGGGGCAGGCGGTGGTTCGCAACACCCGGGGAATGGCGCGATGGCGGCAGGGCGACTTCGCGGCGGGACTGGCCGAACATGAAGCGGCGCTGGCCGACGCCCGGGCGTTCCGCAGCCCGCTTGACGAGGCACGGGCGTTGGAGGGCACCGGCCGCTGCCGGCTGGCTCTGGGCGACACCGGCGAGGGCACGACCCTACTCCGCGGGGCCCTCGCGTCATATCAGCGGTTGGCCGTCGCCCGCGAGCTGTGGCTGGGGCCGGACCTCGACGAACTCATCTGA